The Zootoca vivipara chromosome 4, rZooViv1.1, whole genome shotgun sequence genome has a segment encoding these proteins:
- the XK gene encoding endoplasmic reticulum membrane adapter protein XK: MKFPGSVLVSLFLFVAETTLALYLSSTYSSAGDRIWQSLTLLFALLPCVLVQFSLVFIHRDLSKDRPLVLLLHILQLGPLVRCVEVFYIYFHAGRIEEPYVSITKKRQMPKDGHSEEVEKEVGQAEGKLFTHRSAFSRASVIQAFLGSAPQLTLQLYICVLQQEMTAVRSIFMVLSLLSIVYGALRCNILAIKIKYDDYDISVKPAAYLCIFLWRSFEIATRVIVLVLFSSVLQIWVLPVVLVNFFAFFFHPWILFWQSKCTLPENIEKALSKVGTAIVLCLLTFLYAGINMFCWSAVQLKLNDSDLIDKSQNWYRLALYYIVRFLENAFLLLMWYMYKTDVYMYVCAPLLVLQLLIGYCIAVLFMLVFYQFCHPCKKLFSSNISEGLALCFKLFCYVCKPLASSTSGEKADLKTPDDTLNDAQDSCKANESYNGNAHQSVSSNA; this comes from the exons ATGAAATTCCCGGGCTCGGTGCTGGTGTCGCTCTTCCTCTTCGTGGCCGAGACGACGCTGGCGCTGTACCTGAGCAGCACCTACAGCTCGGCGGGCGACCGCATCTGGCAGTCGCTGACCCTGCTCTTCGCGCTGCTGCCCTGCGTGCTCGTCCAGTTCAGCCTCGTCTTCATCCACCGAGACCTCAGCAAGGACAGGCCGCTCGTGCTGCTCTTGCACATCCTGCAGCTGGGACCCCtcgtcag gtGCGTGGAGGTTTTTTATATTTACTTTCATGCAGGAAGAATAGAGGAGCCTTATGTCAGCATCACCAAAAAGAGGCAGATGCCAAAAGATGGACATTCGGAAGAAGTTGAGAAGGAAGTGGGCCAAGCTGAGGGCAAGCTGTTTACACATAGATCTGCGTTTAGTCGGGCATCAGTGATCCAAGCTTTCCTAGGCTCTGCACCGCAGCTGACGCTTCAGCTGTACATATGTGTCCTCCAGCAGGAGATGACGGCAGTCAGAA GCATCTTCATGGTCCTTTCTCTCCTGTCGATCGTCTATGGAGCGCTGCGATGCAACATCCTGGCCATTAAGATTAAGTATGACGATTACGACATCAGTGTGAAGCCAGCTGCCTACCTCTGCATCTTCCTCTGGAGAAGCTTTGAGATTGCCACTAGGGTGATAGTCCTGGTCCTCTTCAGCTCTGTCCTTCAAATCTGGGTCCTCCCTGTGGTGCTAGTGaatttctttgcttttttctttcacCCGTGGATTCTCTTCTGGCAAAGTAAGTGCACTTTGCCGGAAAATATAGAGAAGGCTTTGAGCAAAGTGGGCACTGCCATTGTCTTGTGCCTTCTCACTTTCCTGTATGCTGGTATTAATATGTTTTGCTGGTCAGCTGTGCAGCTGAAGTTGAATGATTCCGACTTAATTGACAAATCCCAAAACTGGTACAGGCTGGCTTTATATTACATTGTGAGGTTCCTTGAGAATGCTTTTCTCTTGCTGATGTGGTATATGTACAAGACTGATGTCTACATGTATGTATGTGCCCCTTTGCTGGTCTTACAGTTGCTGATTGGCTATTGCATAGCTGTTCTTTTTATGCTCGTGTTCTACCAGTTTTGCCACCCGTGCAAAAAACTTTTCTCCTCCAATATTTCAGAAGGATTGGCACTGTGTTTCAAGCTGTTTTGCTATGTATGCAAACCTCTTGCATCCAGCACCTCTGGGGAGAAGGCAGACTTGAAGACCCCAGACGATACTCTTAACGATGCCCAGGACAGCTGCAAGGCAAATGAATCCTATAATGGAAATGCCCACCAAAGTGTTTCATCCAATGCCTAG